Proteins co-encoded in one Vibrio fortis genomic window:
- a CDS encoding flagellin, with protein sequence MAVNVSTNVSAMTAQRYLNKASNDLATSMERLSSGHKINSAKDDAAGLQISNRLTAQSRGLDVAMRNANDGISIAQTAEGAMNESTNVLQRMRDLAIQSSNGTNTAAERTALNEESMALQDELNRIAETTSFGGRRLLNGSFGEASFQIGSNSGEAMIMALTSIRADDFRMGGTTFDSENGKDKNWEVPADARDLKLEFVTKSGEEVKLELMTKSGDDIEELATYINGQSDMINASVTDDGRLQVFVAEPDLQQGSMSISGGLASELGLKSEGRQTTVQDIDLMTVAGSQNAISIIDSALTYVDSQRSDLGAKQNRLSHSINNLANVQENVDASNSRIKDTDFAKETTQMTKSQILQQAGTSILAQAKQLPNSAMSLLQ encoded by the coding sequence ATGGCAGTTAATGTAAGTACTAACGTTTCCGCAATGACAGCGCAGCGTTATTTGAATAAAGCGTCTAATGACCTCGCAACTTCAATGGAGCGTTTGTCATCAGGCCACAAAATCAACAGCGCAAAAGATGATGCGGCAGGTCTGCAAATCTCTAACCGCTTAACAGCACAGTCGCGTGGCCTAGATGTGGCAATGCGAAATGCTAATGACGGTATCTCGATTGCTCAAACGGCTGAAGGTGCAATGAACGAGTCGACCAACGTACTACAACGTATGCGTGACTTGGCAATTCAATCTTCAAACGGTACTAACACGGCTGCTGAACGTACGGCACTGAACGAAGAGTCGATGGCACTTCAAGACGAGCTGAACCGTATCGCTGAAACAACTTCATTCGGTGGTCGTCGACTACTGAACGGCTCGTTCGGCGAAGCTTCTTTCCAGATTGGTTCTAACTCTGGTGAAGCGATGATCATGGCGCTGACCAGTATCCGTGCTGACGATTTCCGCATGGGTGGTACAACGTTTGATTCAGAGAACGGCAAAGACAAAAACTGGGAAGTACCAGCAGACGCTCGTGACCTTAAGCTTGAGTTTGTGACCAAATCTGGTGAAGAAGTGAAGCTTGAGTTGATGACCAAATCAGGTGATGACATCGAAGAACTGGCGACCTACATCAATGGTCAGTCTGACATGATCAACGCATCGGTAACCGATGATGGTCGTCTACAAGTGTTTGTCGCAGAACCGGATCTACAACAGGGTTCTATGTCTATCTCTGGTGGTCTTGCTTCTGAGCTAGGTCTTAAGAGTGAAGGTCGTCAAACGACGGTACAGGACATCGACCTAATGACGGTTGCTGGTTCTCAGAACGCAATCAGCATCATCGACTCAGCTTTGACTTACGTTGATTCACAGCGTTCAGATCTGGGTGCGAAGCAAAACCGTCTAAGCCACAGTATTAATAACTTGGCGAATGTACAAGAAAACGTGGATGCGTCTAACAGCCGTATCAAAGATACCGACTTTGCGAAAGAGACAACGCAAATGACGAAATCTCAAATTCTGCAACAAGCAGGTACTTCAATACTTGCTCAAGCAAAACAGTTGCCTAACTCTGCAATGTCACTATTGCAATAG
- a CDS encoding flagellin: MAVNVNTNVSAMTAQRYLNNANSAQQTSMERLASGSKINSAKDDAAGLQISNRLNVQSRGLDVAVRNANDGISIAQTAEGAMNETTNILQRMRDLSLQSANGSNSKSERVAIQEEVTALNDELNRIAETTSFGGNKLLNGTHGTKSFQIGADNGEAVMLELKDMRSDNAQMGGKSYQTESAKDKNWNVQAGSNDLKMTFTDNFGQAQEIDINAKAGDDIEELATYINGQQDSVKASVTEDGKLQMFAGNNKVDGNVDFSGGLAGELGIQGGKEVTVDTIDVTSVGGAQESVAIIDAALKYVDSHRAELGAFQNRFDHAINNLDNINENVNASKSRIKDTDFAKETTQMTKSQILSQASSSILAQAKQAPNSALSLLG; this comes from the coding sequence ATGGCAGTGAATGTAAATACCAACGTTTCAGCGATGACTGCGCAACGTTACCTAAACAACGCAAACAGCGCTCAACAGACTTCTATGGAGCGTCTAGCTTCTGGCTCTAAAATCAACAGCGCAAAAGATGATGCTGCGGGCCTACAAATCTCTAACCGTTTGAACGTACAAAGCCGCGGCCTAGACGTAGCAGTACGTAACGCGAACGACGGTATCTCGATTGCACAAACTGCTGAAGGTGCAATGAACGAGACAACAAACATCCTGCAACGTATGCGTGACCTTTCTCTACAATCTGCAAACGGTTCAAACTCTAAGTCTGAGCGTGTAGCGATTCAAGAAGAAGTAACAGCACTGAACGACGAACTAAACCGTATCGCAGAAACAACCTCTTTTGGTGGTAACAAGCTTCTGAACGGTACACACGGTACTAAGTCTTTCCAAATCGGTGCAGACAACGGCGAAGCGGTAATGCTTGAGCTGAAAGACATGCGTTCTGACAACGCTCAAATGGGTGGTAAGAGCTACCAAACTGAGAGTGCAAAAGACAAGAACTGGAACGTTCAAGCTGGCTCTAACGACCTGAAAATGACGTTTACAGATAACTTTGGTCAAGCGCAAGAAATCGATATCAACGCTAAAGCAGGCGATGACATCGAAGAGCTAGCGACTTACATCAACGGTCAACAAGACTCTGTAAAAGCGTCTGTAACTGAAGACGGCAAGCTACAAATGTTCGCAGGTAACAACAAAGTAGACGGCAACGTAGACTTCTCTGGTGGCCTAGCGGGTGAGCTTGGTATCCAAGGCGGTAAAGAAGTAACGGTTGATACTATCGACGTAACATCGGTAGGTGGCGCACAAGAATCTGTCGCTATCATCGATGCTGCACTGAAGTACGTAGATAGCCACCGTGCAGAGCTGGGTGCATTCCAGAACCGCTTCGACCACGCTATCAACAACTTAGATAACATCAACGAAAACGTGAATGCATCTAAGAGCCGTATTAAAGACACAGACTTCGCGAAAGAAACGACTCAAATGACTAAGTCGCAAATTCTTTCTCAAGCGTCTAGCTCGATTCTTGCTCAAGCGAAGCAAGCACCGAACTCAGCACTTAGCCTACTAGGTTAA
- a CDS encoding flagellin yields MAINVNTNVSAMTAQRYLNGAAEGTQKSMERLSSGYKINSAKDDAAGLQISNRLTSQSRGLDMAVKNANDGISIAQTAEGAMNESTNILQRMRDLSLQSANGSNSKAERVAIQEEVTALNDELNRIAETTSFGGNKLLNGTYGSQSFQIGADSGEAVMLSMGNMRTDTQDMGGKSYTVEEGKDSSWTVAAGSDLTMKYKDKFGEEQEVNISAKAGNDIEELATYINGQSEDVKASVGEGGKLQLFASSQKVQGDVEFGGSLAGDLGIGSGKEVTVNDIDVTSVAGANEAVSIIDGALKSVDSQRASLGAFQNRFDHAISNLDNINENVNASKSRIKDTDYAKETTAMTKSQILQQASTSILAQAKQSPSAALSLLG; encoded by the coding sequence ATGGCAATTAATGTAAACACTAACGTGTCTGCAATGACGGCTCAGCGCTACCTAAATGGCGCGGCTGAAGGTACTCAAAAATCAATGGAGCGTTTGTCTTCTGGCTATAAAATCAATAGCGCAAAAGATGATGCTGCAGGCCTACAAATCTCAAACCGCTTAACGTCTCAAAGCCGCGGCCTAGACATGGCTGTGAAGAATGCGAACGACGGTATTTCTATTGCACAAACAGCTGAAGGTGCAATGAATGAGTCTACAAACATTCTGCAACGTATGCGTGACCTTTCTCTACAATCTGCAAACGGCTCAAACAGCAAAGCTGAACGTGTTGCAATTCAAGAAGAAGTAACGGCACTTAACGACGAGCTAAACCGTATCGCTGAAACAACCTCTTTCGGTGGTAATAAGCTTCTAAACGGTACTTACGGTAGCCAATCTTTCCAAATCGGTGCGGACTCTGGTGAAGCTGTAATGCTATCTATGGGTAACATGCGTACTGACACTCAAGACATGGGTGGTAAGAGCTACACAGTTGAAGAAGGCAAAGACTCTTCTTGGACTGTAGCGGCAGGTTCTGACCTAACGATGAAGTACAAAGACAAGTTTGGTGAAGAACAAGAAGTGAATATCTCTGCGAAAGCAGGTAACGATATTGAAGAACTTGCGACTTACATTAACGGTCAAAGTGAAGACGTTAAAGCTTCTGTTGGTGAAGGCGGCAAACTACAACTGTTCGCTTCAAGCCAAAAAGTACAAGGTGATGTTGAGTTCGGCGGCAGCCTAGCTGGCGACCTAGGTATTGGTAGCGGCAAAGAAGTAACAGTTAACGATATCGACGTGACTTCTGTAGCTGGCGCTAACGAAGCGGTTTCTATCATTGATGGTGCGCTTAAGTCTGTAGACAGTCAACGTGCTTCTCTGGGTGCTTTCCAAAACCGTTTTGATCACGCAATCAGCAACTTAGATAACATCAACGAAAACGTTAATGCATCTAAGAGCCGTATCAAAGATACTGATTACGCGAAAGAAACGACAGCTATGACTAAGTCTCAAATCCTACAACAGGCGAGTACTTCAATCCTAGCTCAAGCGAAGCAATCGCCATCAGCAGCTCTAAGCTTATTGGGCTAA
- the flaG gene encoding flagellar protein FlaG: protein MEISSSASNVQPYGSPNGIKFAFDEGSSAPSISKPLEVAPKEKVEKSQEDATEAAIQLAQDRQELNKEERVKMVEKMNEFISSINKGVAFKVDEESGRDVVTIYEATTGDIIRQIPDEEMLEILRRLAAQTSNSGLLEAKV from the coding sequence ATGGAAATATCATCCAGCGCATCGAACGTCCAGCCTTATGGCTCACCTAATGGCATTAAATTTGCATTCGATGAAGGTAGCAGTGCGCCAAGTATTTCTAAACCATTAGAAGTTGCACCCAAAGAAAAGGTAGAGAAATCGCAAGAGGATGCTACCGAAGCTGCGATTCAATTAGCTCAAGATCGACAAGAGCTAAATAAAGAAGAGCGCGTTAAAATGGTAGAGAAGATGAATGAGTTCATCTCTTCTATCAACAAGGGTGTTGCCTTTAAAGTGGATGAAGAGTCGGGTAGAGATGTGGTGACGATATACGAAGCCACAACAGGCGATATTATTCGCCAAATACCTGATGAAGAGATGCTTGAGATTTTAAGGCGCCTAGCGGCCCAAACCTCAAATAGCGGGCTATTGGAGGCGAAGGTTTAA
- the fliD gene encoding flagellar filament capping protein FliD — translation MSLGPLGMSSGMDINSMVSKIVDAERVPKQQRIDNERTRIDSSISAYGRLRESLDSMKNLMTNFRQEKAFAVRTVESTDDGVVSATATTDAIAGKYAIDVLQLAQSHKVASDVLSEDMKFGPGKLQVSLGEKSFDVQVGERSKLIDVVRGINGASNNPGVRASVINDVEGPRLIVASNLSGADQQISINVDAQSDNPLKKLEYKTLEERVKALESARLAAQEILSEPAPGQETAPIEAATETPQELDADGNPVPQEASDSENLPLDPEVDQDPSSMTYGEAAAAAGQAALDAAKASASVMPEDNIPGWTETASGTLLDSYYTPELELDEKAIEKAPDVPGWTNAASGTLTDSYVTPKEAQQKLEAEQARIEEKTAEEKAALAERVAKGEITEQQAKDIERSKLPQEEREHLEKIDKAQADLERAQQSFDTYSGMTEVQAGQDSMVVLDGVAQLSSNNNVIEDAIEGIDITVKGKTPKDKAPAEIGVEYDRGSVRQDIEAFVASYNQFYQVSQSLSGVDPTTGQKGPLAGDSTVRNADSRLKSVFSTSIKDAPPDIRSLTEFGITTTRQGTLEINYDMLDRQLNNNFDKLGEFFGGNNGFAKKVEDAIQGITGVTGSIRTRERSLVEQNYRLVDDQAALDRRMEGLESRTHSRFTAMQEATGKMQSQLGSMMNALG, via the coding sequence ATGAGTTTAGGCCCACTTGGGATGTCGTCTGGCATGGATATCAACTCCATGGTCAGCAAAATTGTAGATGCGGAGCGTGTGCCTAAGCAGCAACGTATCGACAATGAAAGAACGCGAATCGATTCCAGCATTAGTGCCTATGGAAGACTCAGAGAATCGCTTGATTCGATGAAAAACTTAATGACGAACTTTCGTCAGGAAAAAGCTTTTGCTGTGAGAACAGTAGAAAGTACCGATGACGGAGTTGTCTCTGCAACCGCTACTACGGATGCAATTGCAGGCAAATATGCCATCGATGTGTTGCAGCTTGCCCAAAGCCATAAAGTGGCTTCCGATGTATTGTCGGAAGACATGAAATTTGGCCCAGGTAAGCTGCAGGTTTCGCTTGGTGAGAAGAGCTTTGATGTACAAGTCGGTGAGCGCTCGAAACTTATCGACGTTGTACGTGGCATCAATGGCGCAAGTAATAACCCAGGTGTTCGTGCCTCGGTAATCAATGACGTTGAGGGTCCTCGCCTTATCGTCGCGTCAAACCTATCTGGCGCTGATCAACAGATCAGTATCAATGTCGATGCGCAATCGGATAACCCCCTTAAAAAACTTGAATACAAAACTCTTGAAGAGCGCGTAAAAGCTTTAGAGTCGGCACGTCTTGCTGCTCAAGAGATCCTTTCAGAGCCTGCTCCAGGGCAAGAAACTGCCCCTATCGAAGCGGCAACCGAGACTCCACAAGAATTAGACGCGGATGGCAACCCTGTGCCACAAGAGGCGTCTGATTCGGAAAACCTACCGCTTGATCCAGAAGTAGATCAAGACCCAAGTAGCATGACTTACGGTGAGGCGGCAGCCGCTGCCGGACAAGCAGCGTTAGATGCAGCGAAGGCATCGGCTTCTGTTATGCCGGAAGACAACATCCCAGGCTGGACAGAAACCGCATCTGGAACCTTGTTAGATTCTTACTACACACCTGAATTGGAATTGGACGAGAAAGCGATAGAGAAGGCGCCAGATGTACCGGGCTGGACTAACGCAGCTTCGGGTACACTGACGGATTCTTACGTTACACCTAAAGAAGCTCAGCAAAAGCTTGAGGCTGAACAAGCTCGTATAGAAGAGAAAACCGCGGAAGAAAAAGCGGCATTGGCTGAGCGTGTAGCAAAGGGCGAGATTACTGAACAGCAAGCTAAAGATATTGAACGTTCAAAACTTCCTCAAGAAGAGCGAGAGCACCTAGAGAAAATCGATAAAGCTCAAGCTGATCTAGAGAGAGCACAGCAGTCGTTTGATACTTACAGCGGTATGACAGAGGTACAAGCAGGTCAAGATTCCATGGTTGTACTTGATGGTGTCGCTCAGCTTTCGAGTAACAACAATGTGATTGAAGATGCCATTGAAGGTATTGATATCACAGTAAAAGGTAAAACACCGAAAGATAAAGCCCCAGCGGAAATTGGTGTTGAGTACGACCGTGGCAGCGTACGTCAAGATATTGAGGCTTTTGTTGCCTCATACAATCAGTTCTACCAAGTTTCGCAGAGTCTGTCTGGTGTCGATCCTACTACTGGTCAAAAAGGACCGTTGGCGGGTGATAGTACCGTGAGAAATGCGGACTCCCGCTTGAAGAGTGTATTTTCAACCAGTATTAAAGACGCGCCGCCAGACATCAGATCGCTGACTGAATTTGGTATTACTACAACGCGCCAAGGTACACTTGAAATCAATTACGATATGCTGGATCGCCAACTGAACAACAACTTTGATAAGTTGGGTGAGTTCTTTGGTGGCAATAATGGTTTTGCTAAGAAAGTAGAAGATGCTATCCAAGGTATTACTGGTGTCACTGGCTCAATTCGAACCCGCGAGCGAAGTTTGGTTGAACAGAATTACCGACTAGTGGATGATCAAGCGGCACTGGATCGCCGCATGGAAGGGTTAGAAAGCCGCACCCATTCTCGCTTTACTGCAATGCAAGAAGCGACCGGTAAAATGCAGTCCCAGTTGGGCAGTATGATGAATGCGTTGGGTTAG
- a CDS encoding flagellar protein FliT: MKDELQKLCELDQQIMAKFEISEINTEEIMALVDNREQLLQNVLHLLDSHPDVKQSSEWYDAITRTRKLVELMQTETTRVGKDLQKYRHGNKSVQQYKKFL, encoded by the coding sequence ATGAAGGACGAACTTCAGAAGCTTTGTGAACTAGATCAACAAATTATGGCTAAGTTCGAAATAAGTGAAATTAATACTGAAGAAATAATGGCGCTTGTCGATAACAGAGAACAGTTGTTGCAAAACGTGCTTCATTTACTGGATTCACACCCCGACGTTAAGCAAAGTTCGGAATGGTATGACGCCATTACGAGAACAAGAAAATTGGTTGAATTGATGCAAACGGAAACGACACGAGTCGGCAAAGACTTACAGAAGTACCGTCACGGAAACAAATCAGTTCAACAGTATAAAAAGTTTTTATAA
- the fliS gene encoding flagellar export chaperone FliS, with protein sequence MRGSLQAYKKVSVDSQLTAASPHKIVQMLMAGAIERLIQGKAAMQAGNIPVKGERLGKALDIIISLRSCLSMDDGGDIAKNLDQLYEFMITQISAANHKNDPQPIDDVIDIIREIKSAWDQIPNEYHNLTSAEVGI encoded by the coding sequence ATGCGCGGTTCTTTACAGGCATATAAAAAGGTATCAGTGGATAGTCAGCTTACTGCTGCCTCACCCCATAAAATTGTTCAAATGTTGATGGCAGGCGCTATCGAGCGTCTTATTCAAGGCAAGGCGGCGATGCAAGCAGGCAACATTCCTGTGAAGGGTGAGCGTCTGGGTAAGGCGTTGGACATCATTATTAGCCTTCGTAGCTGTCTATCAATGGACGATGGCGGTGACATCGCGAAAAACCTAGATCAACTTTATGAATTTATGATCACTCAAATTTCTGCGGCGAATCACAAAAATGATCCTCAACCGATTGATGACGTGATTGATATCATTCGCGAGATTAAGAGCGCTTGGGACCAGATCCCGAATGAATATCACAATTTAACCTCTGCAGAAGTGGGTATTTAG
- a CDS encoding sigma-54 dependent transcriptional regulator: MQGLSKLLVVDDNAQERHNLSTILEFVGEGCEVVSSEQAHKVDWSQQWAGCIIGSIKGNGFTSLLNEQLINANHIPLLVMGKHNYSVDELTNYVGELELPLNYPQLSDALRHCKDFLGRKGVNVVSSARKNTLFRSLVGQSSGIQEVRHLIEQVSSTEANVLILGESGTGKEVVARNIHYHSKRRSGPFVPVNCGAIPPDLLESELFGHEKGAFTGAITARKGRFELAEGGTLFLDEVGDMPMAMQVKLLRVLQERCFERVGGNATLQANVRVIAATHRNLESMIDDEAFREDLYYRLNVFPIEMPALQERKEDIPLLLQELMTRMEAEGSMPICFTPRAVNSLMEHDWPGNVRELANLVERMVILYPNSLVDVNHLPTKYRYSDIPEFQPEFNSFVSEEEQERDALADLFSEDFSFDQQDDLNDNANAPQELPPEGVNLKELLADLEVNMINQALEAQGGVVARAADMLGMRRTTLVEKMRKYNLQR; the protein is encoded by the coding sequence ATGCAAGGTTTGTCAAAACTGCTTGTCGTAGACGATAATGCTCAAGAGCGTCACAATTTAAGCACAATATTAGAGTTTGTAGGAGAGGGCTGCGAAGTTGTCAGCTCTGAACAAGCACACAAGGTCGACTGGTCTCAACAGTGGGCTGGGTGCATTATTGGCTCTATTAAGGGCAACGGCTTCACTTCTTTACTCAATGAACAGCTGATCAACGCTAACCATATTCCCCTGTTAGTGATGGGCAAGCACAACTATTCTGTGGACGAGTTAACCAACTATGTTGGTGAGCTTGAGCTGCCACTCAATTACCCACAACTCAGTGATGCATTAAGGCATTGCAAAGACTTCTTAGGCCGTAAGGGCGTTAACGTCGTCTCATCAGCACGTAAAAATACTCTGTTTCGTAGCCTAGTAGGACAAAGCTCTGGTATTCAGGAGGTACGTCACCTCATCGAGCAGGTCTCTTCAACTGAAGCAAATGTACTGATTTTAGGTGAGTCTGGTACGGGTAAAGAGGTTGTGGCACGTAATATCCACTACCACTCAAAACGTCGCAGTGGGCCTTTCGTTCCTGTGAACTGTGGTGCCATTCCGCCAGACTTGCTAGAGAGTGAGCTCTTTGGTCACGAGAAAGGGGCATTCACTGGGGCAATTACTGCACGTAAAGGCCGTTTTGAACTCGCCGAAGGCGGTACTCTATTTCTTGATGAAGTTGGCGATATGCCAATGGCGATGCAGGTAAAATTGCTGCGCGTATTGCAAGAGCGCTGTTTTGAACGTGTAGGTGGCAACGCGACACTTCAAGCCAATGTGCGTGTTATTGCGGCGACACACCGTAATCTTGAAAGCATGATCGATGACGAAGCGTTCCGTGAGGATCTCTACTATCGATTGAATGTGTTCCCAATTGAGATGCCAGCACTTCAAGAACGCAAAGAAGATATCCCACTGCTGTTACAAGAGCTGATGACACGCATGGAAGCGGAAGGCAGCATGCCGATCTGCTTTACTCCGCGTGCTGTTAACTCTTTGATGGAGCATGACTGGCCGGGTAACGTTCGCGAGTTGGCGAATCTTGTTGAGCGCATGGTTATTCTGTATCCAAACAGCTTGGTCGATGTCAATCATCTGCCTACTAAGTATCGCTACAGTGACATTCCTGAATTCCAACCAGAGTTTAATAGCTTTGTATCGGAAGAAGAGCAAGAGCGTGATGCATTAGCGGATCTATTCTCTGAAGATTTCAGTTTTGATCAACAAGATGACCTAAATGACAACGCCAATGCTCCTCAAGAGTTGCCGCCAGAAGGCGTAAACTTGAAAGAGCTGCTTGCTGATTTGGAAGTTAATATGATCAATCAAGCGCTAGAAGCACAAGGTGGCGTGGTTGCTCGTGCCGCAGACATGTTGGGTATGCGACGTACAACCCTTGTTGAGAAAATGCGCAAATACAATCTGCAGCGATAA
- a CDS encoding sensor histidine kinase: protein MHVSDEPENQSHLDSVEQQVERYKQVLDVMPAGVILLDTHGEVREANPEAHRILGVELVGEKWFSVIQSAFDPKDDDGHEISLKNGRKVRLAISASATGQLILITDLTETRLLQARVSDLQRLSSLGRMVASLAHQVRTPLSSAMLYASNLAAPNLPPATKTRFQTKLMDRLHDLEKQVNDMLLFAKGGDNKVVKPFTVSELIAEYQPMVETALKTNNIDYFQEVEGEETQMFGNANAIASALSNLVLNAVQIAGKESQIDVFFRPVNGELKISVQDSGPGVPKELQGKIMEPFFTTRSQGTGLGLAVVQMVCRAHEGRLELISEEGDGACFTMCLPLERASTAESI from the coding sequence ATGCACGTATCTGACGAACCAGAAAACCAATCACACCTAGACTCTGTTGAGCAGCAAGTTGAGCGATACAAGCAAGTACTCGATGTGATGCCTGCTGGCGTAATCTTGTTGGATACTCATGGTGAGGTAAGAGAGGCGAACCCTGAGGCGCATCGCATCTTAGGTGTTGAGCTGGTGGGGGAGAAGTGGTTCTCTGTTATCCAGAGTGCGTTTGATCCTAAAGATGACGATGGTCATGAAATCTCGCTAAAAAATGGCCGTAAGGTTCGTTTGGCGATCTCAGCATCAGCGACTGGTCAGCTTATTTTAATTACCGATCTGACAGAAACACGACTACTTCAAGCTCGTGTCAGTGATCTTCAAAGACTCTCTTCATTGGGCAGAATGGTGGCCTCTTTGGCACACCAAGTGCGCACGCCATTGTCCAGTGCGATGCTCTATGCTTCTAATTTAGCCGCGCCAAACTTGCCACCTGCCACAAAAACGCGCTTTCAAACTAAGCTTATGGATAGACTGCATGACCTAGAGAAGCAGGTTAATGATATGCTGTTGTTCGCTAAAGGTGGTGATAATAAAGTCGTGAAGCCGTTTACTGTTTCAGAATTGATCGCTGAATATCAGCCGATGGTCGAGACAGCGCTCAAGACCAACAACATCGACTATTTCCAAGAAGTCGAAGGTGAAGAGACGCAAATGTTTGGCAATGCCAACGCCATCGCTTCTGCTTTAAGTAATCTGGTTCTCAATGCTGTACAGATTGCCGGTAAAGAGTCACAAATCGATGTGTTTTTCCGACCAGTAAATGGTGAGCTTAAGATCTCGGTTCAAGATAGTGGGCCGGGTGTACCGAAAGAGCTACAAGGAAAAATCATGGAGCCGTTTTTCACCACGCGCTCACAAGGCACAGGGCTTGGTTTAGCGGTGGTACAGATGGTGTGCCGCGCTCACGAAGGGCGATTAGAATTAATATCAGAAGAGGGCGATGGCGCATGCTTTACGATGTGTTTACCATTAGAACGCGCCTCTACTGCTGAAAGTATTTAA
- a CDS encoding sigma-54-dependent transcriptional regulator, giving the protein MAQSKVLIVEDDEGLREALVDTLALAGYEWLEADCAEDALVKLKSNSVDIVVSDVQMAGMGGLALLRNIKQNWPNLPVLLMTAYANIEDAVAAMKEGAIDYMAKPFAPEVLLNMVSRYAPVKSDDNGDAVVADEKSLKLLMLADKVAKTDANVMVLGPSGSGKEVMSRYIHNASNRKDGPFVAINCAAIPDNMLEATLFGYEKGAFTGAIQACPGKFEQAQGGTILLDEISEMDLNLQAKLLRVLQEREVERLGSRKSIKLDVRVLATSNRDLKQYVSEGNFREDLYYRLNVFPISWPPLCERKGDIEPLAKHLIERHCTKLGMPVPTISAEAISKLVSYPWPGNVRELDNVVQRALILSEQANISGEHILLEGVDWQDASSLQQIVEGNDVATPEVKPIAEANPVTKVSSAGEGLGNELRDQEYAIILETLIACNGRRKDMAEKLGISPRTLRYKLAKMRDAGIDIPN; this is encoded by the coding sequence ATGGCTCAAAGCAAAGTGTTAATCGTAGAAGACGATGAAGGCCTACGTGAAGCCTTAGTCGATACACTCGCGCTCGCTGGCTACGAATGGCTAGAAGCGGATTGCGCGGAAGATGCTCTGGTCAAGTTAAAGTCTAACTCTGTTGACATCGTGGTGTCCGACGTTCAAATGGCGGGAATGGGCGGTTTGGCACTGCTTAGAAACATCAAACAGAACTGGCCAAATCTACCAGTACTACTGATGACTGCTTACGCAAACATTGAAGATGCCGTTGCCGCGATGAAAGAAGGCGCGATTGATTACATGGCTAAGCCATTCGCACCAGAAGTTCTGTTGAACATGGTGAGCCGCTATGCGCCTGTTAAGTCAGATGATAACGGTGATGCAGTCGTTGCTGATGAAAAGAGCCTGAAGCTACTGATGCTGGCCGACAAGGTGGCAAAAACTGATGCCAATGTGATGGTTTTAGGACCAAGTGGTTCGGGCAAAGAGGTGATGTCGCGCTACATCCACAATGCGTCAAACCGTAAAGATGGCCCGTTCGTTGCCATCAACTGTGCTGCGATTCCAGATAACATGCTAGAAGCGACACTGTTTGGCTATGAAAAAGGCGCGTTCACCGGTGCGATTCAAGCATGTCCAGGTAAGTTTGAACAAGCGCAGGGCGGTACGATTTTGCTGGATGAGATCAGTGAGATGGATCTTAACCTTCAGGCGAAGCTGTTACGCGTGCTGCAAGAGCGTGAGGTTGAACGCCTTGGTAGCCGTAAGAGCATCAAGCTAGATGTACGAGTGTTGGCGACCAGTAACCGCGATTTAAAACAGTATGTCTCGGAAGGTAACTTCCGTGAAGACTTGTATTACCGTCTCAATGTGTTCCCAATTTCTTGGCCACCACTGTGTGAACGAAAGGGAGATATTGAGCCACTGGCTAAGCATCTTATTGAGCGTCACTGCACTAAGTTGGGCATGCCGGTACCGACCATTTCTGCCGAAGCTATCAGTAAACTGGTGAGCTACCCGTGGCCAGGAAATGTACGAGAATTAGACAATGTGGTACAGCGTGCGCTAATATTGAGCGAGCAAGCTAACATCTCTGGCGAGCATATTTTGCTTGAAGGCGTAGATTGGCAAGATGCTAGTAGCTTACAACAGATCGTTGAAGGCAACGATGTGGCGACACCAGAAGTTAAACCGATTGCCGAAGCCAACCCAGTGACTAAAGTCTCTTCGGCCGGCGAGGGATTGGGCAATGAGCTGCGTGATCAAGAGTACGCAATTATTCTTGAGACATTGATTGCCTGTAATGGCCGCCGTAAAGATATGGCCGAAAAATTGGGCATTAGCCCACGTACTCTGCGCTACAAACTGGCGAAAATGCGTGATGCTGGGATAGATATCCCAAACTAG